One Streptomyces sp. NBC_00223 genomic window carries:
- a CDS encoding MFS transporter gives MARSAADSASGPSSTGPSTGTVTTDVPARLDRLPWSRWHWMIVIGLGTVWILDGLEVTIVGNIAGRLSEKGSGLPITSAQITGLAAALYVAGACCGALFFGWLTDRFGRRKLFMITLAVYLTATAMTALSFSSWWFFTFRFLTGFGIGGEYAAINSAIDELIPSKYRGRVDLIINGSYWLGAVGGSLLSIVALNTGIFAKDVGWRLTFALGVVLGLVILLVRRHVPESPRWQFIHGYGDEAKELVSSVEEKIEREKHRRLPRPTTEITIHQRRNIGFGTIAKTVFGKYPKRAVLGLSLFIGQAFLYNAITFGFGTILITFFHVGTGDTGYYFAVIAGGNFFGPLLLGRLFDTVGRRIMISSTYLLSGVLLFVTAWLFDRGSLSANTLTACWCVVLFFASAGASSAYLTVSEIFPMETRAMAIAFFYAIGTAAGGITGPLVFADLTKSGVVGDTVLAFQIGASLMCAAGVVAALLAVKAEGRSLEDIATPLSQAEPSATGT, from the coding sequence ATGGCCCGTTCCGCGGCTGACTCCGCGTCCGGCCCGTCGTCCACCGGTCCGAGCACCGGCACCGTCACGACGGATGTGCCGGCCCGGCTCGACCGGCTGCCGTGGTCGCGCTGGCACTGGATGATCGTGATCGGACTGGGCACCGTCTGGATCCTGGACGGCCTGGAGGTCACGATCGTCGGCAACATCGCCGGCCGGCTGTCGGAGAAGGGCAGCGGTCTGCCGATCACCTCCGCGCAGATCACCGGCCTCGCCGCCGCGCTGTACGTGGCGGGCGCCTGCTGCGGCGCGCTGTTCTTCGGCTGGCTCACCGACCGGTTCGGCCGCCGCAAGCTCTTCATGATCACCCTCGCCGTCTATCTGACCGCCACCGCGATGACCGCGCTGTCCTTCTCGTCGTGGTGGTTCTTCACCTTCCGCTTTCTGACCGGCTTCGGCATCGGCGGCGAGTACGCGGCCATCAACTCGGCCATCGACGAGCTGATCCCCTCGAAGTACCGGGGCCGGGTCGACCTGATCATCAACGGCAGCTACTGGCTGGGCGCGGTCGGCGGGTCCCTGTTGTCGATCGTGGCCCTGAACACCGGCATCTTCGCCAAGGACGTCGGCTGGCGGCTCACCTTTGCCCTCGGTGTGGTGCTCGGCCTGGTGATCCTGCTGGTACGGCGGCACGTGCCGGAGAGCCCGCGATGGCAGTTCATCCACGGCTACGGCGACGAGGCGAAGGAACTGGTCTCCTCGGTCGAGGAGAAGATCGAGCGCGAGAAGCACCGGCGGCTGCCGCGCCCCACCACCGAGATCACCATCCACCAGCGCAGGAACATCGGCTTCGGGACCATCGCCAAAACCGTCTTCGGCAAGTACCCCAAGCGCGCGGTGCTCGGGCTGTCGCTCTTCATCGGCCAGGCGTTCCTCTACAACGCCATCACCTTCGGCTTCGGCACCATCCTGATCACGTTCTTCCATGTGGGTACCGGCGACACCGGCTACTACTTCGCGGTCATCGCGGGCGGCAACTTCTTCGGCCCGCTGCTGCTCGGCCGGCTCTTCGACACGGTCGGCAGGCGGATCATGATCTCGTCGACCTATCTGCTCTCCGGCGTGCTGCTCTTCGTGACCGCCTGGCTCTTCGACCGCGGGTCGCTGAGCGCGAACACCCTGACCGCCTGCTGGTGCGTGGTGCTCTTCTTCGCCTCGGCCGGCGCCAGCAGCGCCTATCTGACCGTCTCGGAGATCTTCCCGATGGAGACCCGGGCGATGGCCATCGCCTTCTTCTATGCCATCGGTACGGCGGCCGGCGGTATCACCGGACCGCTGGTCTTCGCCGACCTGACCAAGTCCGGAGTGGTCGGCGACACCGTGCTGGCCTTCCAGATCGGCGCGTCGCTGATGTGCGCGGCCGGGGTGGTGGCGGCGCTGCTCGCGGTCAAGGCCGAGGGACGCTCGCTGGAGGACATCGCGACCCCGCTGTCGCAGGCGGAGCCGTCCGCCACGGGCACCTGA
- a CDS encoding YciI family protein — translation MKYLLLICSEEQGFDATPEEMDATPWAEEMDRRGIRLTGSRTRDAEDATTVRVRDGAKLLTDGPYAETKEQMCGFDIIECADLDEAVEVASRHPVAHHGMIEVRPFWTG, via the coding sequence ATGAAGTACCTGCTGCTGATCTGCAGTGAGGAGCAGGGGTTCGACGCGACCCCGGAGGAGATGGACGCCACGCCCTGGGCGGAGGAGATGGACCGCCGCGGGATCCGGCTGACGGGCAGCAGGACCCGTGACGCCGAGGACGCCACGACGGTACGGGTCAGGGACGGCGCCAAGCTGCTCACCGACGGGCCGTACGCGGAGACCAAGGAGCAGATGTGCGGCTTTGACATCATCGAGTGCGCCGACCTCGACGAGGCGGTCGAGGTCGCCTCGCGGCACCCGGTGGCCCACCACGGGATGATCGAGGTGCGGCCGTTCTGGACCGGGTGA
- the glgC gene encoding glucose-1-phosphate adenylyltransferase: MSGGPSVLGIVLAGGAGKRLMPLTADRAKPAVIFGGTYRLVDFVLSSLVNGGILRICVLTQYKSHSLDRHVTTTWRMSSLLGNYVTPVPAQQRLGPHWYLGSADAILQSLNLVHDEQPDYIAVFGADHVYRMDPRQMLAQHVEHGAGVTVAGIKVPKAEAGSFGVITPAADGFRVERFLEKPSDPPGLPGDPDRVFASMGNYLFTTKTLLDALHEDAEDPRSVHDMGGSILPRLTEQGVAQVYDFDRNHVPGETARDHGYWRDVGTLDAYYDAHMDLISDRPAFSLYNRRWPIYTHPGQLPPAKIAAGGIVGESVISPGCVIRGQVTRSVLSPGVIVDAGAVVQGSVLHDNVRVGRGAIVRGAVLDKNVDVPPGATIGVNPDRDRELYTVSAAGVIALGKGQHVL; encoded by the coding sequence ATGAGCGGTGGGCCTTCGGTACTGGGCATAGTGCTGGCCGGCGGCGCGGGAAAGCGGCTGATGCCGCTCACCGCGGACCGGGCCAAGCCGGCGGTGATCTTCGGCGGCACCTACCGGCTGGTGGACTTCGTGCTGTCCAGCCTGGTGAACGGCGGAATCCTGCGGATCTGCGTCCTCACGCAGTACAAGTCGCACTCGCTGGACCGGCATGTGACCACCACCTGGCGGATGTCGAGTCTGCTGGGCAACTACGTCACGCCCGTCCCGGCGCAGCAGCGGCTCGGCCCGCACTGGTATCTGGGCAGCGCCGACGCGATCCTGCAGTCGCTCAATCTCGTGCACGACGAACAGCCCGACTACATCGCGGTGTTCGGCGCCGACCACGTCTACCGGATGGATCCGCGGCAGATGCTCGCCCAGCACGTCGAGCACGGCGCGGGCGTCACGGTGGCGGGCATCAAGGTGCCGAAGGCCGAGGCGGGCTCGTTCGGCGTGATCACCCCGGCCGCCGACGGGTTCCGGGTGGAGCGCTTCCTGGAGAAGCCGTCCGACCCGCCGGGACTGCCCGGCGACCCGGACCGGGTCTTCGCCTCCATGGGCAACTACCTGTTCACGACCAAGACCCTGCTGGACGCGCTGCACGAGGACGCCGAGGACCCCCGGTCCGTGCACGACATGGGCGGCAGCATCCTGCCCCGGCTCACCGAGCAGGGCGTCGCCCAGGTCTACGACTTCGACCGCAACCACGTGCCCGGCGAGACCGCCCGCGACCACGGCTACTGGCGGGACGTCGGCACCCTGGACGCGTACTACGACGCGCACATGGACCTGATCTCCGACCGGCCCGCCTTCAGCCTCTACAACCGCCGCTGGCCGATCTACACCCACCCCGGACAGCTGCCGCCCGCCAAGATCGCGGCGGGCGGCATCGTGGGGGAGTCGGTGATCAGCCCGGGGTGCGTGATCCGCGGCCAGGTCACGCGTTCGGTGCTGTCGCCGGGCGTGATCGTGGACGCGGGCGCGGTCGTCCAGGGCTCGGTGCTGCACGACAACGTACGGGTCGGGCGGGGCGCGATCGTGCGCGGCGCCGTCCTGGACAAGAACGTGGACGTGCCCCCGGGCGCCACGATCGGCGTCAACCCGGACCGCGACCGCGAGCTGTACACCGTGTCCGCGGCCGGTGTGATCGCGCTCGGCAAGGGGCAGCACGTGCTGTGA
- a CDS encoding GNAT family N-acetyltransferase codes for MTNQHSTAPVPLRAGERLALALAREEMMQDYHRWETDPATVVGFGARWPVSWEVFQARFRSIHTSAHYQLFEVITAEDAVPVGTTSLSVDQSVNSAEFTLVIAPEHRGLGYASEATALTLDWAFSIASLDSVWLEVLAPHTAAVNAYLKAGFRTAGRLRSAGLWHGTRVDKLLLDCVPDDLVEKR; via the coding sequence ATGACCAACCAGCACTCCACCGCACCCGTTCCGCTGCGAGCCGGGGAGCGGTTGGCGTTGGCACTGGCGAGGGAAGAGATGATGCAGGACTACCACCGGTGGGAGACCGACCCGGCGACGGTCGTCGGCTTCGGCGCCCGCTGGCCGGTGTCGTGGGAAGTGTTCCAGGCGCGATTCCGCAGCATTCACACCTCGGCCCACTACCAGCTGTTCGAAGTGATCACCGCGGAGGACGCGGTCCCGGTCGGGACCACCTCCCTCAGCGTCGACCAGTCCGTCAACAGCGCCGAATTCACTCTGGTGATCGCTCCCGAGCACCGTGGCCTGGGCTACGCGAGCGAAGCCACCGCACTCACCCTCGACTGGGCGTTCTCCATCGCGTCGCTGGACTCGGTGTGGCTGGAGGTACTGGCTCCCCACACCGCGGCGGTGAACGCCTATCTCAAGGCCGGCTTCCGCACGGCCGGCCGACTGCGCAGCGCCGGTCTGTGGCACGGCACACGCGTCGACAAGCTCCTTCTGGACTGTGTCCCCGATGACCTGGTAGAGAAGAGGTGA
- a CDS encoding RNA polymerase sigma factor SigF — protein sequence MTVEVQQSESTYETATSAWLPGAREEATGGLPWIDDATGVAPKDARVLSRLFFDRLQELEEGTHAYQYARNTLIEMNLALVHFAAGRYRNRPATDHEEIVQVGTIGLIKAIDRFDLSRETEFTTFAIPYIVGEMKRFFRDTSWAVHVPRRLQELRVELSKAKEHMSLLLDRDPTVAELAAYLELTEDEVVEGLVAANGYTAGSIDTPWSDADSGSDGEGRTLADTFGACDPALELVEDFHCLAPLISQLPERDRELLKMRFGEELTQAQIGERMGYSQMHVSRLLSRTIAKLRKGLLTQR from the coding sequence GTGACCGTAGAGGTTCAGCAGTCGGAAAGCACGTACGAGACGGCGACGAGCGCGTGGTTGCCCGGAGCGCGGGAGGAGGCGACAGGCGGACTGCCGTGGATCGACGACGCCACCGGCGTCGCGCCGAAGGACGCGCGCGTGCTGTCGAGGCTCTTCTTCGACCGGCTCCAGGAGCTGGAAGAGGGCACACATGCCTACCAGTACGCCCGCAACACCCTGATCGAGATGAACCTGGCCCTGGTGCACTTCGCGGCCGGCCGGTACCGCAACCGGCCCGCCACCGACCACGAGGAGATCGTCCAGGTCGGCACGATCGGGCTGATCAAGGCGATCGACCGGTTCGACCTGTCCCGCGAGACGGAGTTCACCACCTTCGCGATCCCGTACATCGTCGGCGAGATGAAACGGTTCTTCCGTGACACCTCGTGGGCGGTGCACGTACCGCGGCGGCTCCAGGAGCTGCGGGTCGAACTCAGCAAGGCCAAGGAGCACATGTCGCTGCTGCTCGACCGCGACCCGACGGTCGCCGAGCTGGCCGCGTATCTGGAGCTGACCGAGGACGAGGTGGTCGAGGGCCTGGTCGCGGCGAACGGCTACACGGCCGGTTCCATCGACACACCGTGGAGCGACGCGGACAGCGGCTCGGACGGCGAGGGGCGCACCCTGGCCGACACCTTCGGCGCCTGCGATCCGGCGCTGGAGCTGGTGGAGGACTTCCACTGCCTGGCGCCGCTGATCTCGCAGCTCCCCGAGCGGGACCGCGAGCTGCTGAAGATGCGGTTCGGCGAGGAGTTGACGCAGGCGCAGATCGGCGAGCGGATGGGCTACTCGCAGATGCATGTCTCCCGGCTGCTCAGCCGGACGATAGCGAAGCTCCGCAAGGGACTGCTCACCCAGCGCTGA
- a CDS encoding TetR/AcrR family transcriptional regulator, producing the protein MPGTAPRPLRADAQRNRDLLLAAAVRAFTPEAADGEPRAEVTLDAIAKDAGVGIGTLYRHFPTREALVDAAYRKELTGLCDAAPELLRTAPPDLATRTWMGLFVDYMATKRGMSDALRAVVASGGNPFAHSRDLLLRAVSTLLAAGAEAGTLRADVDANDVLTGLSGVSMATGRPEQREQAGRLLDLLMDGLRHRAPGAG; encoded by the coding sequence GTGCCGGGTACCGCCCCCCGACCGCTGCGCGCCGACGCGCAGCGCAACCGCGACCTGCTGCTGGCCGCCGCCGTAAGGGCGTTCACCCCCGAGGCCGCCGACGGCGAGCCCCGCGCCGAGGTGACGCTCGACGCCATCGCCAAGGACGCGGGCGTCGGGATCGGCACCCTCTACCGTCACTTCCCCACCCGCGAGGCCCTGGTCGACGCCGCCTACCGCAAGGAGCTGACCGGGCTCTGCGACGCCGCTCCCGAACTGCTGCGCACCGCCCCGCCGGACCTGGCCACCCGTACCTGGATGGGCCTGTTCGTCGACTACATGGCGACCAAGCGCGGGATGTCCGACGCGCTCAGGGCCGTGGTCGCCTCCGGCGGCAACCCCTTCGCGCACAGCCGCGACCTGCTGCTCCGCGCGGTCTCCACGCTGCTCGCCGCGGGCGCCGAGGCGGGGACGCTGCGCGCGGACGTGGACGCCAACGATGTGCTGACCGGCCTGAGCGGAGTGTCGATGGCCACCGGCCGGCCCGAACAGCGGGAGCAGGCCGGCCGGTTGCTCGATCTGCTGATGGACGGCCTGCGCCACCGGGCGCCCGGGGCCGGCTGA
- a CDS encoding acetylxylan esterase produces the protein MALFDLPPDQLRAHRSASKEPADFDRFWADTLAEARVHDLDARFERVPTGLATVETYDVTFSGFGGHRIKGWFTLPAGATRPLPLLTQFIGYGGGRGLPYAHLLWASAGFAHFVMDNRGQSASWSSGDTADPVGGAPASPGFLTRGIQDPLDFYYRRLFTDAVRAVEAARSHPLADASRTAALGISQGGGITLAVGGLVPDLAVIGPDVPFLCDFPRAVTLTDAYPYREVGDYLAAHRGAKARALETLSYFDGVHFAARGRAPALFSTALEDQVCPPSTVFAAFNAYAGDDKQIEIYEFNGHEGGDAYQQSLQLEWLREQLLGTNVE, from the coding sequence ATGGCTCTGTTCGACCTGCCCCCGGACCAGCTGCGCGCCCACCGCAGCGCCTCCAAGGAACCGGCCGACTTCGACCGCTTCTGGGCGGACACCCTCGCCGAGGCCCGGGTGCACGACCTGGACGCGCGTTTCGAGCGCGTGCCCACCGGGCTGGCCACCGTGGAGACCTACGACGTCACCTTCTCCGGCTTCGGCGGGCACCGGATCAAGGGCTGGTTCACCCTTCCCGCCGGCGCCACCCGGCCGCTGCCGCTGCTGACACAGTTCATCGGCTACGGCGGCGGGCGCGGGCTGCCGTACGCCCATCTGCTGTGGGCGTCGGCCGGGTTCGCGCACTTCGTGATGGACAACCGCGGCCAGAGCGCCAGTTGGTCGAGCGGTGACACCGCCGACCCGGTGGGCGGCGCCCCGGCCTCCCCCGGCTTTCTGACCCGGGGCATACAGGACCCGCTCGACTTCTACTACCGCCGGCTCTTCACCGACGCGGTGCGCGCGGTGGAGGCGGCCCGCTCGCACCCGCTGGCCGACGCCTCGCGGACGGCGGCGCTCGGGATCAGCCAGGGCGGCGGCATCACGCTGGCCGTCGGCGGGCTCGTCCCCGACCTCGCGGTGATCGGCCCGGATGTGCCTTTCCTGTGCGACTTCCCCCGGGCGGTCACCCTGACCGACGCCTACCCGTACCGTGAGGTGGGTGACTACCTGGCGGCCCACCGTGGCGCGAAGGCCCGCGCGTTGGAGACGCTGTCCTACTTCGACGGCGTGCACTTCGCCGCCCGCGGCCGGGCCCCCGCGCTCTTCTCCACCGCGCTGGAGGACCAAGTGTGCCCGCCCTCCACGGTGTTCGCGGCCTTCAACGCCTACGCGGGCGACGACAAGCAGATCGAGATCTACGAGTTCAACGGGCACGAGGGCGGCGACGCCTACCAGCAGTCCTTGCAGTTGGAGTGGCTGCGGGAACAACTGCTCGGCACCAATGTGGAATAG
- a CDS encoding LacI family DNA-binding transcriptional regulator, producing MSDPRPAPRPTLEAVAARAGVSRATASRVVNGGAGVRGPLVERVRQAVDELGYVPNQAARTLVTRRNDAIAVVVAEPETRFFTDPFFARQVRGISKELTAHDNQLVLLLTDAVADYERVGRYLSGGHVDGALIFSLHTDDSLTVLAKEAGVPIVIGGRPTWREQTLGRRTLYVDCDNRGGARDAVRHLLARGRRRIAHITGPLDQPASVDRLDGFRDVLPDTDPGLIAEGDFTPDGGARAMTELLERSPDLDGVFAASDVMASGALRVLRVRGRRVPDDVAVVGFDDMVSVAEWTDPPLTTVRQDIEEMGRLMARLLLRTLEPPADALGVPALSSIVTPTRLVVRASA from the coding sequence TTGTCCGACCCGCGACCCGCGCCCCGTCCCACGCTGGAGGCCGTCGCCGCCAGGGCCGGGGTGTCGAGAGCGACGGCCTCCCGGGTGGTCAACGGCGGAGCGGGCGTAAGGGGACCCCTGGTCGAACGGGTGCGGCAGGCCGTCGACGAGCTGGGCTACGTGCCCAACCAGGCCGCCCGCACCCTGGTCACCCGCCGCAACGACGCCATAGCCGTGGTCGTCGCCGAGCCGGAGACCCGCTTCTTCACCGACCCGTTCTTCGCCCGCCAGGTGCGCGGCATCAGCAAGGAACTCACCGCGCACGACAACCAGTTGGTGCTGCTGCTGACCGACGCGGTGGCCGACTACGAGCGGGTCGGCCGCTATCTGTCCGGCGGCCATGTCGACGGCGCCCTGATCTTCTCGCTGCACACCGACGACTCGCTGACCGTGCTCGCCAAGGAGGCCGGGGTACCGATCGTCATCGGCGGCCGTCCGACCTGGCGCGAGCAGACCCTCGGCCGCCGCACGCTCTACGTCGACTGCGACAACCGGGGCGGGGCGCGCGACGCCGTACGCCATCTGCTGGCCCGCGGCCGCCGGCGGATCGCCCACATCACCGGGCCGCTGGACCAGCCCGCCTCCGTCGACCGGCTCGACGGCTTCCGCGACGTGCTCCCCGACACCGACCCCGGTCTGATCGCCGAGGGCGACTTCACCCCGGACGGCGGCGCCCGGGCGATGACCGAGCTGCTGGAACGCTCTCCCGACCTCGACGGGGTGTTCGCCGCCTCCGACGTGATGGCCTCGGGGGCGCTGCGGGTGCTGCGCGTGCGCGGGCGCCGGGTGCCGGACGACGTGGCGGTGGTCGGCTTCGACGACATGGTGTCCGTCGCGGAGTGGACCGACCCGCCGCTGACCACGGTCCGGCAGGACATCGAGGAGATGGGCCGGCTGATGGCCCGCCTGCTGCTGCGCACCCTGGAGCCGCCGGCCGACGCGCTGGGCGTGCCCGCGCTGTCCTCGATCGTCACCCCGACCCGGCTGGTCGTCCGCGCCTCCGCGTAA
- a CDS encoding lamin tail domain-containing protein, whose translation MRISTARTVLLTAALTGTALLVVPGQAQAAGSVHLAKIWYNSPGSDNRSNTSLNGEWVQITNSTSKAASLKGWTLTDASRHKYTFGTFTLKAHKSVKVRTGKGRNTATNLYQQRAAYVWNNDKDTATLRRASGAVQDKCGYNSTRYDYKNC comes from the coding sequence GTGCGCATATCCACCGCCAGAACCGTTCTGCTCACCGCGGCCCTCACCGGCACCGCCCTGCTCGTCGTGCCGGGCCAGGCCCAGGCCGCCGGTTCTGTGCACCTGGCCAAGATCTGGTACAACTCCCCCGGCAGCGACAACCGCAGCAACACGAGCCTGAACGGCGAGTGGGTCCAGATCACCAACAGCACCTCCAAGGCGGCGAGCCTCAAGGGCTGGACGCTCACCGACGCCTCGCGGCACAAGTACACCTTCGGCACTTTCACGCTGAAGGCGCACAAGTCCGTGAAGGTGAGGACCGGCAAGGGCCGCAACACCGCCACGAACCTCTACCAGCAGCGCGCCGCGTACGTCTGGAACAACGACAAGGACACCGCGACGCTGCGCCGCGCCTCGGGCGCCGTGCAGGACAAGTGCGGCTACAACTCGACGAGGTACGACTACAAGAACTGCTGA
- a CDS encoding aldo/keto reductase, whose product MTSAVPTLTLNNGSTIPQFGFGTFQIEPKDTRQAVLTALETGYRHIDTAEMYGNEKEVGQAVRDFGAPREDVFVTSKLNNGYHAHDDALTAFDRTLDELGMAHVDLFLIHWPLPAVGDFTETWKALEEVYHSGRAKAIGVSNFQQAHLSRLLQKTEVIPAVNQIEIHPYLVQDDLRAFCADHGIAVEAWAPLAKGKVVHEPEITAIAERLGRTAAQVTLRWHLQRGDIVFPKSVTRSRVEENFRVFDFELTEADMAEITGLDRGERTGPDPDTFNYVP is encoded by the coding sequence ATGACCTCAGCAGTGCCCACCCTCACGCTCAACAACGGCTCCACGATCCCGCAGTTCGGCTTCGGGACGTTCCAGATCGAGCCCAAGGACACCCGGCAGGCGGTGCTCACCGCGCTGGAGACCGGCTACCGGCACATCGACACCGCGGAGATGTACGGCAACGAGAAGGAGGTCGGGCAGGCCGTCCGCGACTTCGGCGCGCCGAGGGAGGACGTCTTCGTCACCAGCAAGCTGAACAACGGCTACCACGCGCACGACGACGCGCTCACCGCCTTCGACCGCACACTGGACGAGCTGGGCATGGCCCATGTGGACCTCTTCCTCATCCACTGGCCGCTGCCGGCGGTCGGCGACTTCACGGAGACCTGGAAGGCGCTGGAGGAGGTCTACCACTCGGGCCGGGCCAAGGCGATCGGGGTGTCCAACTTCCAGCAGGCGCACCTGTCCCGGCTGCTCCAGAAGACCGAGGTGATTCCCGCGGTCAACCAGATCGAGATCCACCCCTATCTGGTCCAGGACGATCTGCGGGCCTTCTGCGCCGACCACGGGATCGCCGTCGAGGCATGGGCACCGCTGGCCAAGGGCAAGGTCGTCCACGAGCCGGAGATCACCGCCATCGCGGAGCGGCTGGGCCGGACGGCGGCGCAGGTGACGCTGCGCTGGCACCTCCAGCGCGGTGACATCGTCTTCCCCAAGTCGGTCACCCGCTCCCGGGTCGAGGAGAACTTCCGGGTCTTCGACTTCGAGCTGACCGAGGCGGACATGGCCGAGATCACCGGCCTCGACCGCGGTGAGCGCACCGGGCCGGACCCGGACACCTTCAACTACGTGCCCTGA
- a CDS encoding SDR family NAD(P)-dependent oxidoreductase, which produces MTSPTRITTPFTPDSTAADVVAGVHLSGRRAVVTGAGSGIGVETARALAAAGAEVTLAVRNALAGEEAARDIIATTGNQRVRVVLLDLADPASVGAFTAAWEGPLDILVNNAGVMASPEIHTPQGWELQFATNHLGHFALATGLHRALALDGGARVVSVSSSGHLASPVVFEDIHFERRPYDPWLAYGQSKTANVLFAVEASRRWASDGITVNALMPGAIRTNLQRHVDEAELERMRARVGGEKGPGWKTVQQGAATSVLVAASPLLDAVGGRYFEDCQEAEENKPGTRRGVAPYALDPEAAARLWQVSLDTLGALSA; this is translated from the coding sequence ATGACTTCCCCGACGCGTATCACCACGCCTTTCACTCCCGACTCCACCGCCGCCGACGTCGTGGCGGGCGTCCATCTGTCCGGCAGGCGTGCCGTCGTCACCGGCGCCGGCTCCGGCATCGGGGTCGAGACCGCCCGCGCGCTGGCCGCCGCGGGCGCCGAGGTCACCCTGGCCGTACGCAACGCGCTGGCCGGCGAGGAGGCGGCCCGCGACATCATCGCCACCACCGGCAACCAGCGGGTCAGGGTCGTGCTGCTCGACCTGGCCGACCCCGCCTCCGTCGGCGCCTTCACCGCCGCGTGGGAGGGCCCGCTGGACATCCTGGTCAACAACGCGGGGGTGATGGCCTCGCCCGAGATACACACCCCGCAGGGCTGGGAGCTGCAGTTCGCCACCAACCACCTGGGCCACTTCGCGCTCGCCACCGGGCTGCACCGGGCCCTGGCGCTGGACGGCGGCGCCCGGGTGGTCTCGGTCAGCTCCAGCGGGCACCTCGCCTCGCCGGTCGTCTTCGAGGACATCCACTTCGAGCGGCGGCCCTACGACCCGTGGCTGGCGTACGGCCAGTCCAAGACGGCCAATGTGCTCTTCGCCGTCGAGGCGTCAAGGCGCTGGGCCTCCGACGGCATCACCGTCAACGCGCTGATGCCCGGCGCCATCCGCACCAACCTCCAGCGCCATGTGGACGAAGCGGAACTGGAGCGGATGCGGGCCCGCGTCGGCGGTGAGAAGGGCCCGGGCTGGAAGACCGTGCAGCAGGGCGCCGCGACCTCCGTGCTGGTGGCGGCCTCGCCCCTGCTCGACGCAGTGGGCGGCCGCTACTTCGAGGACTGCCAGGAGGCCGAGGAGAACAAGCCGGGCACCCGGCGCGGTGTGGCGCCGTACGCCCTCGACCCCGAGGCGGCGGCGCGGCTGTGGCAGGTGTCCCTCGACACCCTCGGTGCCCTGAGTGCCTGA
- a CDS encoding plasmid stabilization protein codes for MPRGSNAKRERQYEHIKDSARDRGESEKRAEEIASRTVNKERARSGESRTASRTSTQDISSGRRGGQRSHSGAEGPTRDQLYNEARQRGIKGRSQMSKDELSKALGR; via the coding sequence ATGCCCCGAGGATCGAACGCCAAGCGGGAGCGGCAGTACGAGCACATCAAGGACAGCGCCCGCGACCGGGGCGAGTCCGAGAAGCGCGCGGAGGAGATCGCCTCGCGCACGGTCAACAAGGAGCGGGCCAGGTCCGGCGAGTCGCGTACCGCGAGCCGCACCTCGACGCAGGACATCTCCTCCGGTCGGCGCGGCGGGCAGCGCTCGCACTCAGGCGCCGAGGGCCCCACCAGGGACCAGCTCTACAACGAGGCCCGGCAGCGCGGCATCAAGGGCCGCTCGCAGATGAGCAAGGACGAACTGAGCAAGGCGCTCGGCCGCTGA